In a single window of the Pseudodesulfovibrio profundus genome:
- a CDS encoding TIGR01212 family radical SAM protein (This family includes YhcC from E. coli K-12, an uncharacterized radical SAM protein.), whose product MVRYYSLSAYTRQRYGKRVQKIPLDAGFSCPNRDGTLSRTGCIFCNPRGSGSGFADKGMSFAEQWKFWRDIHTTNHNLELFTAYLQSYSNTHGPIDQLADAVAQLKGLPGLTTLSLGTRPDCLDDKKLDLLAEQKEKLGLEDVTLELGLQSACDKTLAHINRGHTARAFADATKAAAQRGLTVVAHVIAGLPSVYGREGRNELLDSVRFINRLPINGIKFHNLYVCRDTGIAKMYENGQYTPLSQLEYLSFLSDALMLLKPTTIVHRLNGNPLEGELIAPEWAANMRGLHNAVRNHLDGGDIWQGKHNGAEDAIPDWFDAAYSGEVPF is encoded by the coding sequence ATGGTTCGATACTACTCCTTATCAGCATACACACGACAACGGTACGGCAAACGAGTCCAGAAAATTCCGCTCGACGCCGGTTTTTCCTGTCCAAACCGTGACGGCACCCTCTCCAGAACCGGCTGTATTTTCTGCAACCCGCGTGGTTCCGGATCCGGGTTTGCCGACAAGGGTATGTCCTTTGCCGAACAGTGGAAGTTCTGGCGCGACATTCACACGACCAACCATAATCTTGAACTCTTCACCGCCTACCTGCAATCCTACTCCAACACCCACGGCCCCATTGACCAACTGGCCGATGCCGTGGCCCAGCTCAAGGGGCTTCCCGGCCTGACCACCCTCAGCCTGGGTACACGCCCAGACTGCCTTGATGACAAAAAGCTGGACCTGCTTGCAGAACAGAAGGAGAAGCTGGGCCTTGAGGATGTGACGCTGGAACTGGGACTGCAATCAGCCTGCGACAAAACGCTGGCCCACATCAATCGAGGCCACACGGCCCGCGCCTTTGCCGACGCAACCAAGGCGGCGGCACAACGCGGCCTGACGGTGGTGGCCCATGTCATCGCTGGTCTGCCATCCGTGTATGGTCGCGAAGGACGTAATGAGTTACTCGATTCCGTTCGCTTCATCAATCGACTTCCAATAAACGGCATCAAGTTCCACAACCTGTATGTATGCCGCGACACGGGCATCGCCAAAATGTATGAAAACGGACAGTACACGCCCCTGAGTCAGCTCGAATATCTCAGTTTTCTCTCGGACGCGCTCATGCTGCTCAAGCCGACCACCATTGTACACCGGCTCAACGGCAATCCACTGGAAGGCGAGTTGATCGCCCCGGAATGGGCAGCCAACATGCGCGGCCTGCACAACGCGGTACGCAATCATCTCGACGGCGGCGACATCTGGCAGGGCAAGCACAACGGTGCTGAAGACGCCATCCCCGATTGGTTCGACGCAGCCTATTCGGGCGAGGTCCCCTTTTAA
- a CDS encoding IS1595 family transposase, translating into MRKSRLSKDKQLRLIEHFVAGTTARCAADLVGVNVKTAAYYFHRLREIIAVEESCEGMDFGEFEVDESYFGGKRKGKRGRGAAGKVPVFGILKRGGKVYTQVIPDAKGKTLLPIIQERIQPDSVVYSDCWYGYNVLDVSAFKHFRINHSKLFADSHNHINGIENFWNQAKRHMRKFNGIPTKHFSLFLKECEWRFNNSNPRSQFKQLKQWVRRHMG; encoded by the coding sequence ATGCGAAAAAGTCGTTTGAGCAAGGACAAGCAGCTTCGTTTAATCGAACATTTTGTGGCTGGCACGACAGCTCGTTGCGCTGCCGATCTGGTTGGTGTGAACGTCAAAACAGCCGCCTATTACTTTCACCGGCTCCGGGAAATCATAGCGGTAGAAGAGTCCTGTGAAGGGATGGATTTTGGCGAATTTGAGGTCGATGAGAGCTACTTCGGTGGCAAGCGAAAGGGCAAAAGAGGACGTGGGGCGGCTGGTAAGGTTCCTGTTTTTGGAATCCTTAAAAGGGGCGGGAAGGTCTATACACAGGTGATTCCTGATGCGAAAGGTAAAACCTTGCTTCCCATTATTCAGGAAAGAATCCAGCCAGACAGTGTGGTTTACTCGGACTGCTGGTATGGCTACAATGTCCTTGATGTGTCAGCGTTCAAACACTTCCGAATCAACCACTCGAAGCTGTTTGCAGATAGCCACAACCACATCAATGGAATCGAGAATTTTTGGAACCAGGCCAAACGCCATATGAGGAAATTCAACGGCATTCCAACCAAGCATTTTTCTCTGTTTTTAAAGGAATGCGAGTGGCGTTTTAATAACAGCAATCCGCGAAGCCAGTTTAAACAACTGAAACAGTGGGTTAGAAGACATATGGGCTAG
- a CDS encoding rod shape-determining protein has product MGSLLNKIIGSFSNDLAIDLGTANTLVYVKGKGVMLSEPSVVAVKKDSRGGKAVLAVGAEAKKMLGRTPGNIVAIRPMKDGVIADFEVTEAMLRHFISKVHNSRRLVRPRIMICVPTGITQVEKRAVRESAQSAGAREVYLIEEPMAAAIGANLPITEPTSNMIVDIGGGTTEIAVISLSGIVYARSVRIGGDKMDEAIMQHVKRKYNMLIGESTAEQIKIHIGSAYPLGDQEPVMEVKGRDLVTGIPQNRPITAEEVRDAISEQVEGIVQGVRIALEQTPPELAADIVDRGIVLTGGGALLKGLDQLLQHETQLPITVVEDPLTAVVLGSGKALDNIDLYKDITTD; this is encoded by the coding sequence ATGGGAAGCCTGCTTAACAAAATTATCGGCTCTTTTTCGAACGATCTTGCCATTGACTTGGGGACGGCCAATACGCTGGTCTATGTCAAAGGCAAGGGAGTCATGCTGTCCGAGCCATCTGTAGTCGCGGTCAAAAAAGACTCGCGCGGTGGCAAGGCGGTATTGGCGGTTGGTGCCGAAGCAAAGAAGATGCTGGGTAGAACGCCCGGCAACATCGTCGCTATTCGTCCCATGAAGGACGGCGTTATCGCCGACTTCGAGGTGACGGAAGCCATGCTGCGTCACTTTATATCAAAAGTTCATAACTCTCGGAGGCTTGTCCGGCCTCGCATCATGATCTGCGTTCCTACCGGCATCACGCAGGTAGAGAAACGGGCAGTGCGAGAATCCGCTCAGTCTGCCGGTGCACGTGAGGTCTACCTGATTGAGGAGCCCATGGCCGCTGCCATCGGTGCCAATCTGCCGATTACGGAACCGACCTCAAACATGATCGTCGACATCGGTGGCGGTACCACTGAGATCGCTGTCATCTCCCTGTCGGGTATCGTTTATGCGCGCTCGGTGCGCATAGGCGGCGACAAGATGGATGAAGCGATCATGCAGCATGTCAAACGCAAGTACAACATGCTCATCGGTGAATCCACGGCTGAACAGATCAAGATTCACATCGGTTCCGCCTATCCTCTCGGGGATCAGGAGCCTGTGATGGAAGTCAAGGGTCGCGATCTGGTCACAGGTATCCCGCAGAATCGACCGATCACTGCGGAAGAGGTTCGCGACGCCATCAGCGAACAGGTCGAGGGCATCGTTCAGGGTGTTCGTATCGCCCTTGAGCAGACGCCGCCCGAACTGGCTGCCGACATCGTGGATCGAGGTATCGTACTGACCGGTGGTGGAGCACTCCTCAAAGGACTCGACCAACTGTTGCAGCATGAGACCCAGTTGCCCATTACCGTAGTCGAGGACCCGCTTACCGCGGTCGTTCTTGGTTCGGGTAAGGCGCTGGACAATATCGATCTCTATAAAGACATCACCACCGACTAG
- a CDS encoding HAD-IA family hydrolase yields the protein MKLEALIWDVDGTLVDSEELHRKAFNQSFEDAGLDWHWSHEAYLKLLDVTGGKERIRHYMELSRIDEESMPKTPEDIHAVKTDFYNHSVRNGGLGLRPGVEALIEEAVQRGNRLAIATTTSLVNVEALFHSGVLQREHWEVIMAGDQVENKKPAPDVYIEALRQLGLNPLECLAVEDSENGLNAAFEAGLPTVVTTNAYTRHQSFGKEIALVHGFENGVPTLGGTLRPISMCHLEAWHAAAQSIYQRRA from the coding sequence ATGAAACTTGAGGCTCTTATCTGGGATGTAGACGGCACTCTTGTGGATAGTGAGGAGTTACACCGAAAGGCTTTTAATCAGTCATTCGAAGACGCGGGTCTTGACTGGCATTGGAGTCATGAGGCGTATTTGAAGCTACTCGACGTCACAGGCGGTAAGGAGCGAATCCGGCATTATATGGAGCTGTCCAGAATAGACGAAGAAAGCATGCCAAAAACGCCGGAAGACATCCACGCCGTGAAGACCGATTTCTATAACCATAGCGTGCGCAACGGTGGTCTCGGCCTGAGGCCGGGCGTGGAAGCTCTCATCGAGGAAGCCGTGCAAAGGGGAAACCGGCTTGCCATCGCCACGACAACCTCACTGGTCAATGTCGAAGCTCTTTTCCATTCTGGAGTGCTCCAGCGAGAGCACTGGGAAGTCATTATGGCCGGTGATCAGGTGGAAAACAAGAAGCCTGCACCTGATGTATACATTGAAGCATTGAGGCAGCTTGGGTTGAACCCCTTGGAGTGCCTTGCGGTCGAAGATTCCGAGAATGGGTTGAACGCTGCCTTTGAGGCAGGCCTTCCCACCGTGGTAACGACCAATGCATACACTCGACATCAGAGCTTTGGGAAGGAAATAGCCCTTGTCCATGGTTTCGAAAATGGTGTCCCAACGCTGGGCGGAACGTTAAGACCAATTTCCATGTGTCATCTTGAGGCGTGGCATGCTGCTGCACAATCCATCTATCAGCGGAGAGCTTAA
- the mreC gene encoding rod shape-determining protein MreC, whose protein sequence is MSGPKKIAVIIVVGLFVYLSMYTWNLRTGHLDALSSYTGLDISGYVLRPGIWVKDQVVGFWERYIYFVDLKQKNDALLRENSELKRQSMLLNSRAESAARIEKMLGFQPPQEWEYSGARVISHRMGPAGIFATVAVDAGAASGVEQDMPVVALDGVVGRVLETGAMTSTVLLLSDPNSRIAVLGQDNRSPGMLSGRGYGNPLELRFVNLNSDIEPGEILVTSGLSGIYPKGLPVARVVKVQRSDISLFLSILAEPLVDMAEQEEILLLKRVPIEEPVAPEVTEGDDDVVQQ, encoded by the coding sequence GTGAGCGGGCCGAAGAAAATAGCTGTCATCATCGTCGTTGGACTTTTCGTCTATCTTTCCATGTACACGTGGAATCTGCGAACCGGCCACCTCGACGCGCTTTCCAGCTACACCGGGCTGGATATCTCCGGCTACGTGTTGCGCCCCGGCATCTGGGTGAAAGATCAGGTTGTCGGGTTCTGGGAGCGATACATCTATTTTGTCGACCTCAAACAGAAGAACGACGCCCTGCTACGTGAGAACAGCGAGCTGAAACGGCAATCGATGCTCCTCAACTCGCGGGCTGAATCTGCCGCCCGAATCGAAAAAATGCTCGGATTCCAGCCGCCGCAGGAATGGGAATACTCTGGCGCACGCGTTATTTCCCATCGAATGGGGCCTGCTGGCATCTTCGCCACGGTCGCAGTCGATGCAGGTGCTGCATCCGGTGTGGAGCAGGATATGCCCGTGGTTGCCCTTGACGGAGTTGTCGGGCGCGTGCTGGAAACCGGTGCCATGACATCGACGGTCTTGCTGCTGAGCGACCCCAATAGCCGTATTGCCGTTCTGGGACAGGACAACCGTTCTCCCGGCATGCTCTCGGGTCGTGGGTATGGCAATCCCCTTGAGCTGCGTTTCGTCAATCTCAATTCCGACATAGAACCCGGCGAGATACTCGTCACTTCCGGTCTTTCCGGCATCTACCCGAAAGGCCTGCCGGTTGCGCGAGTGGTCAAGGTTCAGCGTTCGGATATCTCTCTTTTCCTTTCCATCTTGGCTGAGCCGTTGGTTGATATGGCTGAGCAGGAAGAAATCTTGTTGCTCAAGCGCGTCCCCATCGAAGAACCCGTGGCTCCCGAAGTCACAGAGGGTGATGACGATGTTGTCCAACAGTAA